Genomic window (Buchnera aphidicola (Kaburagia rhusicola ensigallis)):
ACTTTAAAAAAATGAAAAAAATATTTTTAAAAATATTGTCAAGTAATATTTCAGTTAAAACTCATCATGATGATTTATAAAAAATGTTTGAATAACTATTTTCAGGGGTGAAGGGAATCGAACCCATAACTTTCGGTTTTGGAGACCGATGCTCTACCAATTGAACTACACCCCTAAATTAATATGTTAAAATTATTACAATAACTAAAAAATGTTTTATGAAATATTAGTATACTATTAAATACAATTCAAGTCTAGAATCAACCTATTTTGATAGGTTAGCATTTGCTACTATCAAATTCACTAATTATTTATTTTTAATATGTTCTTTATTATTAAAAATATCTAGAATATTTTTTGTAATTAAAAAAACTTAACTAAAATATTAATTATCAAAAAACCAATAGATATAATTTAATATTTATAACAATAGGTAATATGTAATGAAACTTCCAATTTACTTAGACTATGCAGCAACTACACCAATGGAATTCCAAGTAATGGAAACAATGATGAGATTTTTAACATTAAACGGTACATTTGGAAATCCAGCGTCTCGCTCACATCAATTTGGATGGAAAGCAGAAGAAGCAGTTGACATTGCAAGAAACCAAATTGCTGAGTTAATTAATGCAGACTTTAGAGAAATAATTTTTACATCAGGTGCTACTGAATCAAACAATTTAGCTATTAAAGGTATCGCAGATTTCTATAAAACAAAAGGAAATCACATTATCACTAGCAAAACAGAACACAAAGCAGTACTAGATCCTTGTAAATATTTAGAAAGTAAAGGATTTAATGTAACATATCTTAGTCCACTAAAAAGTGGGACGATTGACTTAAAAGAACTAAAAGAAAAAATTAATAAAAAAACTATACTTGTTTCTATTATGCATGTAAATAATGAAACAGGTGTAATACAAGATATACAAAACATATCTGATATTTGTGCTCATCATGGAGTAATATTCCATGTAGACGCTACCCAAAGTATAGGCAAGTTACATATCGATCTTAAAAAATTAAAAATAGATTTAATGTCATTTTCTGCACACAAAATATATGGCCCTAAAGGTATTGGAGGACTATATGTTCGACGAAAACCACGCGTACGATTGTCTGCGCAAATTCATGGAGGAGGGCATGAAAAAGGTATGAGATCAGGAACTCTACCTGTACATCAAATTGCAGGTATGGGTATGGCATATTACCTTGCAAAAAAAAACATTAATAATGATTATAAAAATTTAACAAACCTTCGGAACTATTTATGGAATGGCTTAAAAAACATTGAAGAAGTATATTTAAATAGCAGCATGAAACATGGAGCTCCACATATATTGAATATTAGTTTTAATTATGTAGAAGGTGAATCTTTGATTATGGCATTAAAAAATATAGCAATATCATCAGGTTCTGCGTGCACATCTGCAAGTTTAGAACCGTCATACGTTTTGCGAGCTTTAGGTATAAAAGATGAATTAGCTCATAGTTCTATTCGCTTTTCAATTGGACGTTTTACCACCAAACAAGAAATAAATTATACTATTCAAACGGTACACAAAGCTATTAAT
Coding sequences:
- a CDS encoding IscS subfamily cysteine desulfurase gives rise to the protein MKLPIYLDYAATTPMEFQVMETMMRFLTLNGTFGNPASRSHQFGWKAEEAVDIARNQIAELINADFREIIFTSGATESNNLAIKGIADFYKTKGNHIITSKTEHKAVLDPCKYLESKGFNVTYLSPLKSGTIDLKELKEKINKKTILVSIMHVNNETGVIQDIQNISDICAHHGVIFHVDATQSIGKLHIDLKKLKIDLMSFSAHKIYGPKGIGGLYVRRKPRVRLSAQIHGGGHEKGMRSGTLPVHQIAGMGMAYYLAKKNINNDYKNLTNLRNYLWNGLKNIEEVYLNSSMKHGAPHILNISFNYVEGESLIMALKNIAISSGSACTSASLEPSYVLRALGIKDELAHSSIRFSIGRFTTKQEINYTIQTVHKAINRLRNLSPLWEMFKSGINLDSVNWTHN